A region from the Tahibacter amnicola genome encodes:
- the qhpG gene encoding flavin-dependent monooxygenase QhpG: MNTVHETDVAILGAGPAGLAAALRLRQLDYRVALVDKADLPRPNIGESLTPGVPAILASLEADDVLAQVPQRATQRVLRCWESTDAAWSVRENAPHIIVDRSQWDLALLELARSRGVHALTGVASVTIDGTAGAWWIETGSAQHRIRAKWILDARGRRCARDTVALAPPLLALWTDLPHTGVPEVRIEAAMDGWLWGAPLPNGAYRLMAFCDPRTRRAGPGRSPKPGEWLSATVRRSQMFRTWADDCQSATIATCGATPYLRGDGWLPGCLTLGDAAFAVDPISSSGVEKAMRYSLQAVAALHTVMTEPGDASMAHAFLQERLIETAARHAQWTERTYAGAWPAKSQPFWLDRSVSFTAQMRDDGFDPLRRRVERARVAAASDPATPVGDTPLLETALFRRVRVDNELRLVDTPCLVDDRVRRRAAISHPRLTRPVAFVDGVELAPLLASLRYVDHLHQWLDWCTYTMPRAQALGVAGWLLHHGLIVADDGARA; the protein is encoded by the coding sequence ATGAATACCGTCCACGAAACCGATGTCGCGATTCTCGGCGCCGGTCCCGCAGGCCTGGCCGCCGCGCTGCGGCTGCGCCAGCTCGACTACCGCGTCGCGCTCGTTGACAAGGCCGACCTGCCGCGCCCGAACATTGGTGAATCGCTCACCCCCGGTGTACCGGCGATCCTGGCCAGCCTCGAGGCGGATGACGTGCTGGCGCAGGTGCCGCAGCGGGCGACGCAGCGTGTATTGCGGTGCTGGGAGTCCACCGACGCGGCCTGGTCCGTGCGCGAGAACGCCCCGCACATCATCGTCGACCGTTCGCAGTGGGACCTGGCCCTGCTTGAACTGGCACGCAGCCGCGGCGTCCACGCGCTTACCGGCGTTGCGTCGGTCACCATTGATGGCACCGCCGGCGCGTGGTGGATCGAGACGGGATCCGCGCAGCATCGCATCCGCGCGAAGTGGATCCTTGACGCCCGCGGCCGCCGCTGTGCGCGCGACACCGTGGCGCTGGCGCCGCCCCTGCTGGCGCTATGGACCGACCTTCCGCATACCGGCGTGCCCGAGGTACGCATCGAGGCCGCGATGGACGGCTGGCTCTGGGGGGCGCCACTGCCCAATGGCGCCTACCGCCTCATGGCCTTCTGCGACCCGCGCACGCGCCGCGCCGGTCCCGGCCGGTCGCCGAAGCCGGGCGAGTGGCTCTCCGCCACGGTCCGGCGCAGCCAGATGTTCCGCACCTGGGCCGACGACTGCCAGTCGGCGACGATCGCCACCTGCGGCGCAACACCTTACCTGCGGGGTGACGGCTGGTTGCCCGGCTGCCTCACGCTGGGCGATGCCGCCTTTGCCGTGGATCCGATCTCCTCCAGCGGCGTCGAGAAGGCGATGCGCTATTCCTTGCAGGCCGTTGCCGCCCTGCACACGGTGATGACCGAGCCGGGTGATGCATCGATGGCGCACGCCTTCCTGCAGGAGCGCCTGATCGAAACCGCCGCGCGACACGCGCAATGGACCGAGCGCACATACGCCGGCGCCTGGCCGGCAAAGTCGCAGCCATTCTGGCTGGACCGCAGCGTCTCGTTCACCGCCCAGATGCGTGACGACGGCTTTGATCCGCTGCGCCGGCGCGTGGAACGCGCGCGCGTCGCGGCAGCCAGTGATCCGGCGACACCGGTCGGCGACACCCCGCTGCTGGAAACCGCACTCTTCCGTCGCGTGCGTGTGGACAACGAACTTCGCCTGGTGGATACGCCCTGCCTCGTCGACGACCGCGTCCGCCGGCGCGCCGCGATCAGCCATCCGCGCCTGACGCGTCCGGTCGCTTTCGTTGACGGCGTGGAACTGGCACCGCTGCTCGCGTCACTTCGCTATGTCGACCACCTGCACCAGTGGCTGGACTGGTGCACCTACACCATGCCCCGCGCCCAGGCGCTGGGCGTGGCCGGCTGGCTGCTGCATCACGGGCTGATCGTCGCCGACGACGGCGCGCGGGCCTGA
- a CDS encoding radical SAM/SPASM domain-containing protein: MNAVVAPPDTRSLLRFVKHASRVRNAQAHLLPHAQGAQLLLVNGSRLFDLPGPIAREFDEAIARGDEALDALLCRHGLAIPPVIDDTPLAPPGVHAVSLAVAQKCNLGCTYCYAQQGEFGGPAKQMSLDVALRSIDLLLADKAPGTKLNLSFLGGEPLQNRPVLRAATEYAAAQAQQRGLQIGFSITTNGTLVKATDAAFFEQHGFAVTISLDGTAAVHDRLRPLRNGRGSFDVILRNIAPLLAAQRRMQVSARVTVTPHNLDLPATLDAFVALGFHSVGFSPLLRAPNGRDEMDEAGLEAMLGAMIDCGLAFERHVLAGRRYPFLNMINALREVQRGTHRPYPCGAGAGYFGISADGDLAACHRFVGDDQARFGDLTHGIDLPRQAQWLAARHVHTQQPCSGCWARYLCGGGCHHEVLARGRHACDYIRGWLHYTIQAHGRLSRLVPGWHSGSFQGT; encoded by the coding sequence GTGAATGCCGTCGTCGCGCCGCCTGACACCCGCTCGCTGCTACGCTTTGTGAAGCATGCCTCGCGCGTGCGCAACGCGCAGGCGCACTTGCTGCCGCACGCGCAGGGCGCCCAGCTGCTGCTCGTCAACGGATCGCGCTTGTTCGATCTTCCCGGGCCGATTGCGCGCGAATTCGACGAGGCGATAGCCCGTGGCGACGAAGCGCTCGATGCGCTGCTGTGCCGGCATGGGCTCGCCATTCCTCCGGTGATCGACGATACGCCGCTGGCGCCGCCCGGCGTGCACGCGGTGTCGCTTGCCGTGGCGCAGAAGTGCAATCTCGGCTGTACCTATTGTTATGCCCAGCAGGGTGAATTCGGTGGGCCGGCGAAGCAGATGTCTCTGGATGTGGCCCTGCGCTCGATCGACCTGCTGCTCGCCGACAAGGCGCCGGGCACGAAGCTCAACCTGAGCTTCCTGGGTGGCGAGCCACTGCAAAACCGGCCCGTCCTGCGCGCAGCGACGGAATACGCCGCGGCGCAGGCGCAGCAGCGCGGGCTGCAGATCGGCTTCTCTATCACGACGAACGGCACGCTGGTGAAGGCCACCGATGCCGCCTTCTTCGAACAACACGGCTTCGCCGTCACCATTAGCCTCGATGGGACCGCTGCCGTGCACGACAGATTGCGCCCCCTGCGCAACGGCCGCGGTTCGTTCGACGTGATCCTGCGCAATATCGCACCACTGCTCGCCGCGCAACGCCGGATGCAGGTCTCGGCGCGGGTGACAGTGACACCGCACAACCTCGACCTGCCCGCGACACTCGACGCGTTTGTCGCCCTCGGTTTTCACAGCGTCGGCTTCTCGCCGTTACTGCGCGCGCCCAATGGGCGGGACGAGATGGACGAAGCCGGCCTGGAAGCGATGCTCGGCGCCATGATCGATTGTGGCCTGGCCTTCGAGCGCCACGTGCTGGCCGGCCGGCGCTATCCGTTCCTGAACATGATCAATGCGCTACGCGAAGTGCAGCGCGGCACCCACCGCCCCTACCCCTGCGGCGCCGGTGCCGGCTACTTCGGCATTTCCGCCGATGGCGACCTGGCAGCCTGCCATCGCTTCGTCGGCGACGACCAGGCGCGTTTCGGCGACCTCACGCACGGCATCGACCTGCCGCGTCAGGCACAGTGGCTGGCTGCGCGCCACGTCCACACGCAGCAACCCTGCAGCGGCTGCTGGGCGCGCTACCTGTGCGGTGGCGGTTGTCACCACGAGGTGCTGGCCCGCGGACGTCACGCCTGTGACTACATCCGTGGCTGGCTGCATTACACCATCCAGGCGCACGGGCGGCTGTCCCGCCTGGTGCCGGGCTGGCACAGCGGGAGTTTCCAGGGAACATGA
- a CDS encoding ferritin-like protein: MRPSKRRHLGSLTARLPKVDARDIFGLAKAAKPSAPYESEFAPRDYVAFLLHVDAEIEHGLMVQYLYAAYSLGGPQVPPEHRERVRGWQEIILGIAKEEMGHLICIQNVLRLIGAPLNLARDDYPWDVPFYPFPFTLERLTLDSLAKYVYAESPQDWSGPLADEIRARVEASTPNPHRVSELFALMIQLVSDPDYIPDSAFQATTYPFQASWDEWGRGYQGGQRGNLQGVNPAQAPDVLVLPLASRDDAVAALQQIAEQGEATHSSDPEGPSHFARFLNIYVQMRDLAEQGWSPSRPVATNPYVSLDPTLDPAQDLEVDAVTRPITDPQARLWASLHNLRYRMLLAYLTHSFTLYGGLSAAGTHSPRGAIINATFGEMYNLRAIAEILMDLPLGPDHPDILAGPPFQMPYTLDSPLGESNRWRLHLDLITAAEPLIQSLLKIAPPSRHAYLHALREADARMAAIAGRILAGHVNLALT, translated from the coding sequence ATGCGACCGTCGAAACGACGCCATCTGGGCTCGCTCACCGCACGTCTGCCAAAAGTGGACGCCCGCGACATCTTTGGCCTGGCCAAGGCCGCCAAGCCATCCGCGCCCTATGAAAGTGAGTTCGCACCGCGCGACTATGTCGCCTTCCTGCTGCATGTCGACGCCGAGATCGAGCACGGCCTGATGGTGCAGTACCTCTACGCCGCGTATTCGCTCGGCGGTCCACAGGTTCCACCGGAACACCGGGAACGGGTGCGCGGCTGGCAGGAGATCATCCTGGGCATCGCCAAGGAGGAAATGGGTCACCTGATCTGCATCCAGAACGTGCTGCGCCTGATCGGCGCGCCGCTGAACCTGGCGCGCGACGACTACCCCTGGGACGTGCCCTTCTACCCGTTCCCCTTCACGCTGGAACGCCTCACGCTCGACTCACTCGCCAAGTACGTGTATGCGGAATCGCCGCAGGACTGGTCAGGCCCGCTGGCCGACGAGATCCGTGCGCGCGTCGAGGCCTCTACGCCCAATCCGCACCGCGTTTCCGAACTCTTCGCGCTGATGATCCAGCTCGTGTCCGACCCGGACTACATCCCGGATTCGGCGTTCCAGGCCACCACCTACCCATTCCAGGCCAGTTGGGACGAATGGGGCCGCGGCTACCAGGGCGGCCAGCGCGGTAACCTGCAAGGCGTGAATCCGGCGCAGGCGCCCGATGTGCTGGTGCTGCCGCTGGCCTCCCGCGATGACGCCGTCGCCGCGTTGCAGCAGATTGCCGAACAGGGCGAAGCCACCCATTCGAGTGACCCGGAAGGACCGTCCCACTTCGCGCGGTTCCTCAATATCTACGTGCAGATGCGTGATCTGGCGGAGCAAGGCTGGTCACCCTCGCGGCCCGTCGCCACCAACCCCTACGTCTCGCTCGACCCCACGCTCGATCCGGCGCAGGACCTGGAAGTAGACGCCGTCACGCGCCCCATCACCGATCCCCAGGCACGCCTGTGGGCCAGCCTGCACAATCTGCGCTACCGGATGCTGCTGGCGTATCTCACGCACAGTTTCACACTGTACGGCGGGCTCTCGGCGGCGGGCACGCATAGCCCGCGCGGCGCCATCATCAATGCCACTTTTGGCGAAATGTACAATCTGCGTGCGATCGCGGAGATTCTGATGGATCTCCCGCTGGGCCCCGACCATCCCGATATCCTGGCCGGCCCACCGTTCCAGATGCCGTACACGCTGGATTCACCGCTCGGCGAATCCAACCGCTGGCGCCTGCACCTGGACCTGATCACCGCGGCCGAGCCGCTGATCCAGTCGCTGCTGAAGATCGCACCGCCCTCGCGCCACGCGTACCTGCACGCGCTGCGCGAAGCGGATGCGCGCATGGCCGCGATCGCCGGACGCATCCTCGCCGGGCACGTCAACCTCGCCCTGACCTGA
- a CDS encoding di-heme oxidoredictase family protein: MRRNARQALRAPVFVTVAFVCALDATAQRPAITPEVTIDQARIHQYPLAKILESGGDFHTTPFTPEDGHGEGKEGPRARQRQALYPEAWPDFPFLRVNGLDSQSCYECHNTIGSYVPPDYTTKALLRKPSPVGGSAGLASNAFINPDFPWQLTQLVRNPPHVFGTGYAQSLAGEMSTELGLQRGILHRVTTAKARRDNKPATLTTPLSAKGLAFGTLATTCDPSGSCTDDTSKVTGVAEDLIVRPFQWKGIASSVRHFVRDAMDFHFSMQAVEKVGHIDCDRDGKIDEMTLGNVTALTAFVAMTRPPTVMIPKDAPGKARFERGKSLFEGTARGVTLSGRMCATCHEPAMTLKVPELVIEDPGVANVTTMDGCPDETLLINPEPPERHTVSRLVKQRVEALLGKWEPADESEPAATAAKLLEADTATAASLGKDDLRINLTRPGNAPAYVYPRLPAANDRAPVTVPLLSDLRTHNMGSGLQDVAAQGADVTGVSIAPPLFLTRPLWGVADTGPWLHDGRARTLKEAIHFHASEGSEANPIIEAFEKLPPDDQQAVVDFLLAQRLPIAEDIHQGK; this comes from the coding sequence ATGCGTCGGAATGCTCGTCAGGCGCTTCGCGCGCCCGTCTTTGTCACGGTTGCGTTTGTCTGCGCCCTGGATGCCACGGCGCAACGTCCGGCGATCACGCCGGAAGTCACCATTGATCAGGCCCGGATCCACCAGTATCCATTGGCCAAGATTCTCGAATCGGGCGGCGACTTTCACACCACGCCGTTCACGCCGGAAGACGGCCACGGCGAGGGCAAGGAGGGGCCGCGTGCGCGCCAGCGCCAGGCGCTGTATCCGGAAGCCTGGCCGGATTTCCCGTTCCTGCGCGTGAATGGCCTTGATTCGCAGAGCTGCTACGAGTGCCACAACACCATCGGCAGCTATGTTCCGCCGGACTACACCACCAAGGCGCTGCTGCGAAAACCCAGTCCGGTCGGCGGCTCGGCGGGACTTGCCAGCAACGCGTTCATCAATCCCGATTTCCCCTGGCAGCTGACCCAGCTGGTGCGCAATCCGCCGCACGTGTTCGGAACGGGCTATGCGCAGTCCCTCGCCGGCGAAATGTCGACGGAACTGGGACTGCAGCGCGGCATCCTGCACCGCGTGACGACTGCCAAGGCACGTCGTGACAACAAGCCGGCGACGTTGACGACGCCGTTGTCCGCGAAGGGCCTGGCCTTCGGTACGCTGGCCACGACCTGCGATCCGTCGGGAAGCTGCACCGACGACACCAGCAAGGTGACGGGCGTGGCCGAAGACCTCATCGTACGGCCGTTCCAGTGGAAGGGCATTGCCTCGAGCGTGCGCCACTTCGTGCGTGACGCGATGGATTTCCACTTCAGCATGCAGGCGGTCGAAAAGGTCGGCCACATTGACTGCGACCGCGATGGCAAGATCGACGAGATGACGCTCGGCAATGTCACGGCACTCACCGCCTTCGTGGCGATGACACGTCCGCCGACCGTGATGATTCCCAAGGATGCGCCGGGCAAGGCGCGCTTCGAACGTGGCAAGTCCCTGTTCGAAGGCACCGCCAGAGGCGTGACCTTGTCGGGTCGCATGTGCGCCACCTGTCACGAGCCGGCAATGACGCTCAAGGTGCCGGAGCTGGTGATCGAGGATCCGGGCGTGGCCAATGTCACCACGATGGACGGCTGTCCGGATGAAACCCTGCTGATCAATCCCGAGCCGCCGGAACGGCATACCGTTTCGCGCCTGGTGAAGCAGCGCGTCGAGGCGCTCCTGGGCAAGTGGGAGCCGGCTGATGAAAGCGAGCCTGCCGCCACAGCCGCGAAACTGCTCGAAGCCGATACCGCGACGGCGGCCAGCCTTGGCAAGGACGACCTGCGCATCAATCTTACGCGTCCCGGCAATGCGCCGGCCTATGTGTATCCGCGCCTGCCGGCCGCGAATGACCGCGCGCCGGTCACCGTGCCGCTGCTGTCTGACCTGCGTACCCACAACATGGGCAGCGGGCTGCAGGATGTGGCCGCGCAGGGTGCGGACGTCACCGGCGTTTCGATCGCACCGCCGCTGTTCCTGACGCGCCCGCTGTGGGGCGTGGCCGATACCGGCCCTTGGCTGCACGACGGCCGCGCCCGCACGCTCAAGGAGGCGATCCACTTCCACGCCAGCGAGGGCAGCGAGGCCAATCCGATCATCGAGGCGTTCGAGAAGCTGC